The Carassius auratus strain Wakin unplaced genomic scaffold, ASM336829v1 scaf_tig00027223, whole genome shotgun sequence genome includes a window with the following:
- the LOC113079144 gene encoding interleukin-8-like produces MMKFSASAFMLLICTAALLSTTDGRPQPMLLRCQCIKTYSKPIPVKKIQSLRVIPAGPHCKNVEIIATMRKGKMCLNPAKDWVIPLKEKFNKKNVKSQQ; encoded by the exons ATGATGAAGTTCAGCGCATCCGCCTTCATGCTTCTGATCTGCACAGCTGCACTGCTGTCCACAACAGATG GTAGACCTCAACCTATGCTTTTACGCTGTCAGTgcattaaaacatattcaaagccAATCCCAGTCAAAAAAATACAGTCATTGAGGGTGATTCCTGCTGGACCACACTGCAAAAATGTGGAGATCAT TGCCACAATGAGGAAAGGAAAGATGTGCCTCAATCCTGCAAAAGACTGGGTGATTCCTCTCAAAGAAAA ATTCAACAAGAAGAATGTCAAGAGTCAACAGTGA
- the LOC113079120 gene encoding interleukin-8-like, whose product MMKFSTSAFMLLICTAALLSTTEGAKQIQLRCECIKTHSDPIPFKLIQSLRVNEAGPHCKNEEIIATMKKGTTCLNPAKDWVISLREKFNKKNVKSQQ is encoded by the exons ATGATGAAGTTCAGCACATCTGCCTTCATGCTTCTGATCTGCACAGCTGCACTGCTGTCCACAACAGAGG GAGCTAAACAAATCCAGCTACGCTGTGAGTGTATTAAAACACATTCAGACCCAATCCCATTCAAACTTATACAGTCACTGAGGGTGAATGAAGCTGGACCACACTGCAAAAATGAGGAGATCAT TGCCACAATGAAGAAAGGAACGACATGTCTTAATCCTGCAAAAGACTGGGTGATTTCTCTCAGGGAAAA ATTCAACAAGAAGAATGTCAAGAGTCAACAGTGA